From a region of the Coprococcus comes ATCC 27758 genome:
- the argH gene encoding argininosuccinate lyase, whose amino-acid sequence MAQLWGGRFTKETDKLVYNFNASISFDKRFYEQDIQGSKAHVMMLAKQGILTDDEKQQILDGLESIRRDVESGKLEITEEYEDIHSFVEANLIDRIGDAGKKLHTGRSRNDQVALDMKLYTRSEITALQGLVVDMLRELLAIMKDNTETIMPGFTHLQKAQPITLAHHMGAYFEMFKRDHMRLKDIYKRMNTCPLGSGALAGTTYDLDRAYTAELLGFDGPTLNSMDSVSDRDYLIELMSALSTIMMHLSRFSEEVIIWNSNEYQFVDIDDSYSTGSSIMPQKKNPDIAELVRGKTGRVYGALTSILTTMKGIPLAYNKDMQEDKELVFDAIDTVKGCLALFTGMLATMKFNKERMLESCRHGFTNATDAADYLVNHGVPFRDAHGIVGKLVLYCIDKKIALDDMSLEEYKEISPVFEEDIYDAISMETCVNKRNTIGAPGPEAMKKVIALHEAYLEEC is encoded by the coding sequence ATGGCACAGTTATGGGGAGGACGTTTTACGAAAGAAACCGACAAACTGGTTTATAATTTCAATGCGTCCATTTCATTTGATAAACGATTTTATGAGCAGGATATACAGGGCAGCAAGGCGCATGTTATGATGCTTGCAAAGCAGGGGATCCTGACAGACGATGAGAAGCAGCAGATTCTGGACGGACTGGAAAGCATCCGCAGGGATGTAGAGAGCGGAAAGCTTGAGATTACAGAGGAATACGAAGATATCCACAGTTTTGTAGAGGCAAATCTGATCGACCGGATCGGGGATGCAGGAAAGAAGCTGCATACCGGAAGAAGCCGTAATGACCAGGTTGCACTGGATATGAAGCTTTATACAAGAAGTGAGATCACCGCACTGCAGGGACTGGTTGTGGATATGCTCCGCGAACTTCTTGCGATCATGAAGGACAACACCGAGACGATCATGCCTGGATTTACTCATCTGCAGAAAGCGCAGCCGATCACACTGGCACACCATATGGGTGCTTATTTTGAAATGTTCAAAAGAGACCATATGCGTCTGAAAGATATTTACAAAAGAATGAATACCTGTCCGCTTGGATCCGGAGCACTTGCAGGAACTACTTATGATCTGGACAGAGCATACACCGCAGAGCTTCTCGGATTTGACGGACCGACACTGAACAGTATGGATTCGGTATCGGACCGTGATTATCTGATCGAGCTGATGAGTGCTCTATCTACGATTATGATGCATTTAAGCCGCTTCTCAGAAGAAGTGATCATCTGGAATTCCAATGAATACCAGTTTGTCGATATCGATGACAGCTACAGCACCGGAAGCAGTATCATGCCACAGAAGAAGAATCCGGATATTGCGGAACTTGTTCGTGGAAAGACAGGACGTGTATACGGTGCACTGACTTCGATCCTGACTACAATGAAAGGAATTCCGCTTGCTTACAATAAAGATATGCAGGAGGACAAAGAGCTGGTATTTGATGCCATCGATACCGTGAAAGGATGCCTGGCTTTATTTACCGGAATGCTCGCAACCATGAAGTTCAACAAAGAACGTATGCTGGAAAGCTGCAGACACGGATTTACCAACGCAACAGATGCAGCTGACTATCTGGTAAATCACGGGGTACCGTTCCGTGATGCACATGGAATCGTAGGAAAGCTGGTACTTTATTGCATCGATAAGAAGATTGCGTTAGATGATATGTCACTGGAAGAATATAAGGAGATCTCTCCGGTATTTGAAGAAGATATTTATGATGCGATCAGCATGGAGACCTGTGTCAATAAGAGAAATACGATCGGTGCACCTGGACCGGAAGCTATGAAAAAGGTGATCGCGCTTCACGAAGCGTATCTGGAAGAGTGCTAA
- the asd gene encoding aspartate-semialdehyde dehydrogenase, giving the protein MDQKLRVGILGATGMVGQRFISLLENHPWFEVVTLAASPRSAGKTYEEAVGDRWKMDTPMPEAVKKIVVHNVNEVEEVAKTVDFVFSAVDMSKDEIRAIEEAYAKTETPVVSNNSAHRWTPDVPMVIPEVNPEHFAVIEDQKKRLGTTRGFIAVKPNCSIQSYAPCLAAWKEFGPKELVVTTYQAISGAGKTFKDWPEMVENIIPFIGGEEEKSEQEPLRVLGRVENGQIVKADSPKITCQCVRVPVLNGHTAAVFINFEKKPTKEQLIEKLESFKGFPQEAELPSAPKQFIRYMTEDNRPQVKLDVDYENGMGISIGRLREDSLYDYKFIGLSHNTVRGAAGGAVLCAETLTAKGFITKK; this is encoded by the coding sequence ATGGATCAGAAATTAAGAGTAGGTATTCTTGGTGCAACAGGAATGGTAGGACAGAGATTTATCTCTCTGCTGGAAAATCATCCGTGGTTTGAGGTAGTAACACTGGCTGCAAGCCCGCGTTCCGCAGGAAAGACATATGAAGAAGCAGTCGGAGACCGCTGGAAAATGGACACTCCGATGCCGGAAGCAGTCAAGAAGATCGTTGTACATAATGTCAACGAGGTAGAAGAAGTTGCAAAGACAGTTGACTTTGTATTCAGTGCAGTTGATATGTCAAAAGATGAGATTCGTGCGATCGAGGAAGCATACGCAAAGACAGAGACACCGGTTGTATCTAATAACAGTGCCCACAGATGGACACCGGATGTACCGATGGTAATCCCGGAAGTAAACCCGGAACATTTTGCAGTCATCGAAGACCAGAAAAAGCGTCTTGGAACCACAAGAGGATTTATCGCAGTAAAACCAAACTGTTCGATCCAGAGCTATGCGCCTTGCCTTGCAGCATGGAAAGAATTCGGACCAAAAGAACTGGTTGTTACAACCTACCAGGCAATTTCAGGTGCAGGAAAGACCTTTAAAGACTGGCCGGAAATGGTAGAAAATATCATTCCATTCATTGGTGGAGAAGAAGAAAAGAGCGAGCAGGAACCGCTTCGTGTTCTCGGCAGAGTTGAAAATGGACAGATCGTAAAAGCAGATTCTCCGAAGATCACATGCCAGTGTGTACGTGTACCGGTTCTTAACGGACATACCGCTGCCGTATTTATCAATTTTGAAAAGAAACCAACCAAAGAGCAGCTGATCGAAAAACTGGAAAGTTTCAAAGGCTTCCCGCAGGAAGCAGAGCTTCCGAGTGCACCGAAGCAGTTCATCCGCTATATGACAGAAGACAACCGTCCGCAGGTGAAACTGGATGTAGATTATGAGAACGGAATGGGAATTTCTATCGGACGACTCAGAGAAGATTCCCTTTACGATTATAAATTTATCGGACTTTCCCACAATACAGTCCGCGGTGCGGCAGGAGGAGCTGTTCTCTGTGCTGAGACACTGACTGCAAAAGGCTTTATCACAAAGAAATAG
- the ppk1 gene encoding polyphosphate kinase 1 yields MKKEMQNYTQNRELSWLKFNQRVLEEAKDSSVPLLERMKFVSIFTSNLDEFFMIRVGSLYDMSLTDNSTIDSRSGMNPKEQLDAIFAAVAPLYKERDKTYSEIKKLLNPYGVCGLSIKELEQQEKKYVKKYFKDQILPILSPQIVDANHPFPHLLNKELYVIASLKQNGTSMIGIVPVPQFVSDILYLPGHDIRYIRMEKVIMEYLDVVFDKYEVSNKNYICVTRNADVSPDDEALEINDDFRLLMQETIHKRRRMAVVRMETAEPLDKELEKYFCDKFKITPAQIYRTKMPMKLDYIFSIMDKVPASLKRSLIDEPFTPQPSRYLTDGKVIPQVKKKDILLSYPYESMDPFLRMIKEAAYDPTVLTIRITIYRLAKKARLVEYLCAAAENGKEVTVLIELRARFDEQNNIDWSERLEEAGCRVIYGFEGYKVHSKICLITYRNRNNIEYITQVGTGNYNEKTATMYTDVSLITADKGIGEDAAVFFKNMSIGNLNGSYQHIIVSPTSLKPKVLSLMDEEIKKGTNGRIIMKMNSVTDVDFIQKVSEASNAGVKVDLIVRGICCILPGVKGYTENLRVTSIVGRYLEHPRIFLFGTGADQKIYIGSADMMTRNTEKRVEVACPVYDETIRKQLTHMLKIMLADNVKARELKSDGKYYMKEKGTSKVNSQEYFMREAITVRHPEGRTKQSFVDKIRKIFRRK; encoded by the coding sequence ATGAAAAAAGAAATGCAGAACTATACACAGAACAGAGAACTGTCCTGGCTGAAGTTCAATCAGAGGGTACTGGAGGAAGCAAAGGATTCTTCAGTACCCCTTCTTGAAAGAATGAAGTTTGTATCCATTTTTACAAGCAACCTGGATGAATTTTTTATGATCCGCGTAGGAAGCCTGTATGATATGTCGCTTACGGATAACAGCACGATCGACAGCCGTTCGGGGATGAATCCGAAAGAGCAGCTGGATGCAATCTTTGCGGCTGTAGCACCATTGTATAAAGAGCGGGACAAGACTTACTCGGAAATCAAGAAGCTGCTGAATCCATACGGTGTCTGTGGACTATCGATAAAAGAGCTGGAGCAGCAGGAAAAGAAGTATGTGAAAAAGTACTTCAAAGACCAGATCCTACCGATCCTGTCTCCACAGATCGTGGATGCCAATCATCCATTCCCACATCTGCTCAATAAGGAACTGTATGTGATCGCAAGTCTGAAGCAGAATGGAACTTCCATGATTGGAATCGTACCGGTTCCACAGTTTGTGTCAGATATTTTATATCTTCCGGGCCATGATATCCGTTATATCCGTATGGAAAAGGTGATCATGGAATATCTGGATGTGGTGTTCGACAAATACGAGGTATCGAACAAGAATTATATCTGCGTGACAAGGAATGCAGATGTGTCGCCGGACGATGAGGCACTGGAGATCAATGATGATTTCCGCCTGCTGATGCAGGAAACCATTCACAAGCGCCGCAGAATGGCAGTAGTCCGCATGGAGACAGCGGAGCCGCTGGATAAGGAACTGGAAAAGTATTTCTGTGACAAATTTAAGATCACACCGGCACAGATCTACCGGACCAAGATGCCGATGAAGCTGGATTATATTTTTTCGATTATGGATAAGGTTCCGGCATCGCTGAAACGTTCTCTGATCGACGAACCGTTTACTCCGCAGCCGTCCCGCTATCTGACGGATGGAAAAGTGATTCCGCAGGTAAAGAAAAAAGATATACTTCTTTCTTATCCGTATGAGAGTATGGATCCGTTTCTGCGTATGATCAAGGAAGCGGCTTATGATCCGACCGTTCTTACGATCAGGATCACAATCTACCGTCTGGCAAAGAAGGCACGGCTGGTAGAGTACTTATGTGCAGCGGCCGAGAACGGCAAAGAGGTTACGGTTTTGATCGAGCTGAGAGCCAGATTCGATGAACAGAACAATATTGACTGGTCCGAACGTCTGGAAGAAGCAGGATGCCGTGTGATTTATGGATTTGAAGGTTATAAGGTGCATTCCAAGATCTGTCTGATCACTTACCGGAACCGCAACAATATCGAGTACATTACGCAGGTGGGAACCGGAAACTACAATGAAAAGACAGCGACGATGTATACGGATGTGTCGCTGATCACAGCGGATAAGGGAATCGGAGAGGATGCAGCCGTCTTCTTCAAGAATATGTCCATTGGCAATCTCAATGGAAGCTATCAGCATATTATTGTTTCACCGACCAGTCTGAAACCAAAGGTGCTTTCGCTGATGGACGAGGAGATCAAAAAGGGAACGAACGGACGGATCATCATGAAGATGAATTCTGTGACGGATGTAGATTTTATCCAGAAGGTTTCCGAGGCATCAAATGCAGGGGTGAAGGTGGATCTGATCGTCCGTGGGATTTGCTGTATTCTTCCGGGAGTCAAAGGGTACACGGAGAATCTCCGTGTGACCAGTATTGTCGGACGTTATCTTGAGCATCCGCGTATTTTCCTTTTTGGAACCGGAGCGGATCAGAAAATCTATATCGGTTCCGCAGATATGATGACGCGTAATACGGAAAAACGCGTGGAAGTGGCATGTCCGGTTTACGATGAAACTATCAGGAAACAGCTGACACATATGCTGAAGATCATGCTTGCGGACAATGTAAAAGCGCGGGAATTAAAGAGTGACGGCAAATATTACATGAAAGAAAAAGGAACTTCAAAAGTCAATTCCCAGGAATATTTTATGCGTGAAGCAATCACCGTCAGACATCCGGAAGGACGGACAAAACAAAGCTTCGTTGATAAAATTCGGAAGATTTTTCGAAGAAAATAA
- a CDS encoding DNA topoisomerase produces the protein MGKSVYIAEKPSVAQEFAKALHLNLKRKDGYLESDEAIVTWCVGHLVTMSYPEIYDEKYKRWSLQTLPFIPQEFLYEVIPGVKKQFEIVKGILTRKDVDRIYVCTDSGREGEYIYRLVEQMAGVKGKERRRVWIDSQTEEEILRGIREAKDLSEYDNLSASAYLRAKEDYLMGINFSRLLTLKYGNSISNYLGNKYTVVSVGRVMTCVLGMVVRREREIREFVKTPFYRVIESVNVDGHTFTGEWRAVKGSAYFESPKLYKENGFKEKEEAKKLIAVLKEGTSPLTCRIVSIEKKKEKKNPPLLFNLAELQNECSKRFKISPDETLRIVQELYEKKLVTYPRTDARVLSTAVSKEITKNLNGLSKYQMAAPYMQDILHYGAYKNLAKTRYVNDKQITDHYAIIPTGQGLSALNSVSATAHHVYDVIVRRFLSIFYPPAVYQKVALITQIGKEQFFSNFRVLAEEGYLKVAGVPVPKKNANGNDAEGDGSDNNVDLDAAFFASIQKLKKGDILDVKSLDIKEGETSPPKRYNSGSMILAMENAGQLIEDEELRAQIKGSGIGTSATRAEILKKLFNIKYLALNKKTQVITPTLLGEMIYDVVLNSIRSLLNPELTASWEKGLNYVAEGEITSDEYMTKLDHFIVSRTNGVLGLNNQYQLRSCYDRVAAFYKKETKGRASKGKKE, from the coding sequence ATGGGTAAATCGGTATATATTGCAGAAAAGCCGAGTGTGGCACAGGAATTTGCCAAGGCACTGCATTTGAATTTGAAAAGAAAAGACGGATATCTGGAATCAGATGAGGCGATCGTAACCTGGTGTGTTGGTCATCTTGTCACGATGAGTTATCCGGAAATATATGATGAAAAGTATAAGAGATGGTCTTTGCAGACACTGCCATTCATTCCGCAGGAATTTCTCTATGAGGTGATACCGGGAGTAAAGAAGCAGTTTGAGATCGTAAAAGGAATACTGACCAGGAAGGACGTAGATCGGATTTATGTCTGTACCGACTCGGGAAGAGAAGGAGAATACATTTACCGTCTGGTGGAACAGATGGCAGGCGTAAAAGGGAAAGAACGCCGGCGTGTGTGGATCGATTCCCAGACGGAGGAAGAGATCCTCAGAGGAATCCGTGAGGCGAAGGATCTGTCAGAATACGATAATCTGTCAGCTTCGGCTTATCTCCGTGCGAAGGAAGATTATCTGATGGGAATCAACTTTTCCAGACTTCTGACACTGAAATATGGAAACAGCATTTCAAATTATCTTGGGAATAAATACACGGTTGTATCTGTCGGACGTGTGATGACCTGTGTCCTTGGAATGGTCGTAAGGCGGGAACGGGAGATCCGTGAATTTGTTAAAACGCCGTTCTATCGTGTGATCGAATCGGTAAATGTAGACGGACATACTTTTACCGGTGAGTGGCGTGCAGTGAAAGGTTCGGCTTATTTTGAGTCTCCAAAGCTCTACAAAGAGAATGGATTTAAAGAGAAAGAGGAGGCCAAAAAGCTGATAGCTGTTTTGAAAGAGGGAACATCCCCTCTTACCTGCCGGATTGTATCCATCGAAAAGAAAAAAGAGAAAAAGAATCCGCCACTTCTGTTTAACCTTGCAGAACTTCAGAACGAATGCTCCAAACGGTTCAAGATCAGTCCGGATGAAACGCTCCGCATTGTGCAGGAGCTTTATGAGAAGAAGCTTGTCACCTATCCGAGAACAGACGCCAGAGTGCTTTCGACGGCAGTATCAAAGGAGATCACAAAGAACCTGAACGGGCTGAGTAAATACCAGATGGCTGCACCATATATGCAGGATATTCTGCATTATGGAGCATATAAAAATCTGGCAAAGACGCGTTATGTCAATGACAAGCAGATCACGGATCATTATGCGATCATCCCGACAGGACAGGGACTTTCAGCATTGAATTCGGTATCTGCAACGGCTCATCATGTGTATGATGTGATCGTCCGGAGGTTTCTGAGTATCTTCTATCCTCCGGCAGTTTATCAGAAAGTGGCGTTGATAACACAGATCGGAAAAGAACAGTTTTTCTCCAACTTCCGTGTACTTGCGGAAGAAGGATATCTGAAGGTGGCAGGGGTCCCTGTCCCAAAGAAAAATGCAAATGGAAATGACGCGGAAGGAGATGGAAGTGATAACAATGTGGATCTGGATGCCGCATTTTTTGCATCCATCCAGAAGTTAAAAAAAGGTGATATCCTGGATGTGAAATCACTGGATATTAAAGAGGGAGAAACTTCACCGCCGAAGAGATACAATTCCGGTTCCATGATCCTTGCGATGGAAAATGCAGGTCAGCTGATCGAGGATGAGGAACTTCGTGCGCAGATCAAAGGAAGCGGGATCGGAACCAGTGCGACCAGGGCGGAGATCCTGAAAAAGCTCTTCAATATCAAATATCTGGCACTGAATAAAAAGACGCAGGTGATCACACCGACGCTTCTTGGAGAAATGATCTATGATGTGGTGTTGAATTCTATCCGTTCACTTCTGAATCCGGAGCTGACGGCAAGCTGGGAAAAGGGGCTTAACTATGTGGCAGAGGGAGAAATTACATCGGATGAATATATGACAAAACTGGATCATTTTATTGTCAGCAGAACCAACGGAGTACTGGGACTGAATAACCAGTATCAGTTAAGAAGCTGCTATGACAGGGTAGCAGCATTTTATAAAAAAGAAACCAAAGGCAGAGCATCGAAAGGAAAGAAAGAATGA
- a CDS encoding UDP-N-acetylglucosamine pyrophosphorylase translates to MKEMTVKEMYTLEETIAKDLFEGVTYPWEVLPKISSFILELGASLPEEEYEKRGENVWVARSAKVAPTAFIGGPAIIGKDAEVRHCAFIRGNAIVGEGAVVGNSTELKNVVLFNKVQVPHYNYVGDSILGYKSHMGAGSITSNVKSDKKLVVVKTPEGNIETGMKKFGAMLGDHVEVGCGTILNPGSVVGPHTNIYPLSSVRGFVPGGSIYKCAGEVVEMRQE, encoded by the coding sequence ATGAAAGAAATGACGGTTAAAGAAATGTATACGCTGGAAGAGACAATCGCAAAGGATTTGTTTGAAGGAGTGACCTACCCGTGGGAAGTACTTCCGAAAATCAGCAGTTTTATCCTGGAACTGGGTGCGTCTCTTCCGGAAGAAGAGTATGAAAAACGTGGAGAAAATGTGTGGGTTGCCAGATCCGCAAAGGTTGCACCGACTGCATTTATCGGCGGTCCGGCGATCATCGGAAAGGACGCAGAGGTAAGACACTGTGCGTTTATCCGTGGAAATGCGATCGTAGGAGAAGGTGCAGTTGTCGGAAATTCTACCGAACTGAAAAATGTGGTCCTCTTCAATAAAGTACAGGTTCCACATTATAATTATGTGGGGGATTCAATCCTTGGATACAAGTCACATATGGGAGCAGGTTCTATCACATCTAATGTGAAATCCGATAAAAAACTGGTGGTTGTAAAGACGCCGGAAGGAAATATCGAGACCGGTATGAAAAAGTTCGGCGCGATGCTGGGTGACCATGTAGAAGTTGGATGTGGAACCATTCTGAACCCGGGAAGTGTAGTAGGACCGCATACCAATATTTATCCACTTTCTTCGGTGAGAGGATTTGTGCCGGGAGGAAGTATTTACAAATGTGCAGGTGAAGTAGTTGAAATGAGACAGGAGTAA
- a CDS encoding MBL fold metallo-hydrolase, translating into MKLTILGTGNATVTECYNTCFALSDGNRHFLVDTGGGNRILKVLKDTGIQLEDIHDIFITHEHIDHLLGVIWLIRMIGQKKIGQGKYEGNLRIYCHEELARSIRMIAELTIQKKVTKYFDDRILFVPVHHGETKEILGCPVTFFDIFSTKAKQFGFTMLLPDGVKFTCCGDEPYNEKDYEFVKGSDWLTHEAFCLYGEADKFKPYEKHHSTVKEACQLAEELQIPHLILYHTEEMHLKERKELYTREGREYYHGKLFVPDDLEVFEL; encoded by the coding sequence ATGAAGCTTACAATACTTGGAACGGGAAATGCAACAGTAACGGAATGCTATAATACATGTTTTGCCCTCTCGGATGGAAACAGGCATTTTCTGGTGGATACCGGCGGCGGAAACCGTATTTTAAAGGTGTTAAAAGACACCGGGATCCAGCTGGAAGACATTCACGATATTTTTATTACCCATGAACATATCGATCATCTTCTGGGCGTGATCTGGCTGATACGGATGATCGGGCAGAAGAAGATCGGCCAGGGAAAATATGAGGGGAATCTGCGGATCTACTGCCATGAAGAGCTGGCAAGATCAATCCGCATGATCGCAGAGCTTACAATCCAGAAAAAGGTGACGAAATATTTTGATGACCGGATTCTTTTTGTGCCGGTGCATCACGGAGAGACAAAGGAAATCCTTGGCTGTCCGGTCACCTTTTTCGATATTTTTTCCACGAAGGCAAAGCAGTTCGGATTTACGATGCTGCTTCCGGACGGAGTGAAGTTTACCTGCTGCGGTGACGAACCGTACAATGAGAAAGATTATGAATTTGTGAAAGGCAGCGACTGGCTGACCCATGAGGCGTTCTGCCTGTATGGAGAAGCAGATAAGTTCAAGCCTTATGAAAAGCACCACAGTACTGTGAAAGAAGCATGTCAGCTTGCCGAGGAGCTTCAGATTCCGCATCTGATCCTGTATCATACGGAAGAGATGCATCTTAAGGAGAGGAAAGAGCTTTATACGCGAGAAGGACGGGAGTACTATCACGGGAAGTTGTTTGTACCGGATGATCTTGAGGTGTTTGAGCTTTAG
- the recA gene encoding recombinase RecA produces the protein MNDENKKKALDAAIAKLEKDFGKGAVMKLGDPAAQVHVETVPTGSLSLDLALGVGGVPKGRIIEIYGPESSGKTTVALHMIAEVQKRGGIAGFIDAEHALDPVYAKNIGVDIDELYISQPDSGDQALEITETMVRSGAIDIIVVDSVAALVPKQEIEGDMGDTHVGLQARLMSQALRKLTPVISKSNCVVIFINQLREKVGVMFGNPETTTGGRALKFYSSVRMDVRRTETLKQGGEMVGNHVRVKIVKNKIAPPFKEAEFDIMFGKGISREGDILDLATKIDLVNKSGAWYAYNGEKIGQGRENAKSYLTAHPEIMEEIEEKVRAHYGIGAEGQEAEEPAQAAPADAEEVMDEEE, from the coding sequence ATGAATGATGAGAATAAAAAGAAAGCATTAGACGCAGCAATTGCAAAGCTTGAGAAAGATTTTGGTAAGGGAGCAGTTATGAAGCTGGGTGATCCGGCGGCACAGGTGCATGTTGAGACGGTTCCGACCGGTTCTCTGAGTCTGGATCTGGCACTTGGTGTTGGCGGCGTTCCGAAAGGACGTATTATTGAAATTTATGGACCTGAATCAAGTGGTAAGACGACAGTTGCATTACATATGATCGCAGAAGTACAGAAAAGAGGCGGCATTGCGGGATTTATCGATGCAGAGCATGCACTGGATCCGGTATATGCGAAGAATATCGGTGTAGATATTGATGAACTTTACATTTCACAGCCAGACAGCGGAGATCAGGCATTGGAGATCACTGAGACAATGGTACGTTCCGGTGCGATTGACATTATCGTAGTCGATTCTGTTGCAGCACTTGTTCCGAAGCAGGAGATTGAGGGTGATATGGGTGATACACATGTAGGTCTGCAGGCAAGACTGATGTCACAGGCACTCAGAAAGCTGACACCGGTTATCAGTAAATCAAACTGTGTTGTAATCTTTATCAACCAGCTGCGTGAGAAGGTTGGCGTTATGTTCGGTAATCCGGAGACAACAACGGGTGGACGGGCACTGAAGTTCTATTCATCTGTCCGTATGGATGTCCGCAGAACTGAGACTCTGAAGCAGGGCGGAGAGATGGTTGGTAACCATGTCCGCGTGAAGATCGTGAAGAATAAAATTGCACCTCCGTTCAAGGAAGCAGAATTTGATATCATGTTCGGAAAAGGAATTTCCAGAGAAGGAGATATTCTGGATCTTGCGACGAAGATTGATCTGGTCAATAAGAGTGGTGCATGGTATGCATACAACGGAGAAAAGATCGGTCAGGGACGTGAGAATGCAAAGTCTTATCTGACAGCACATCCGGAGATTATGGAAGAGATTGAAGAAAAAGTCCGTGCGCATTACGGAATCGGTGCAGAAGGGCAGGAAGCAGAAGAACCGGCACAGGCTGCTCCGGCAGATGCTGAAGAAGTGATGGATGAGGAAGAATAA
- a CDS encoding regulatory protein RecX — translation MRITRIEPVTKTKYRVSVDEQFAFVVYKGELSRFHLKEECELTEDTYAKIKEVLLKRAKLRAMHLLNDMARTESQLRDKLKLGGYPSEITEAAIAYVKSFGYINDDAYIRNFIDSRKDKKSRREIYALLRQKGVDMNRAEEIMEEMYEEHSDQEAIRELLRKKHWDFACTDPKEKQKIYGYLVRKGFRYEDIRQVIQVCDWNA, via the coding sequence ATGAGAATTACCCGAATCGAGCCAGTTACAAAGACAAAGTATCGGGTATCTGTTGATGAGCAGTTCGCCTTTGTGGTTTACAAAGGCGAACTGTCCCGTTTTCACCTGAAAGAAGAGTGTGAATTGACAGAGGATACTTATGCAAAGATCAAAGAAGTTCTTTTGAAGCGGGCAAAGCTTCGTGCGATGCACCTGCTGAATGACATGGCAAGAACTGAATCCCAGCTCAGAGATAAATTAAAGCTGGGCGGCTATCCATCGGAGATCACCGAAGCGGCGATTGCTTATGTGAAATCATTTGGATATATCAATGATGACGCCTACATTCGGAACTTTATAGACAGCAGGAAAGATAAAAAGAGCAGACGGGAGATTTATGCCCTTCTGAGACAGAAGGGCGTGGATATGAACCGGGCAGAAGAGATCATGGAAGAGATGTATGAAGAGCATTCCGATCAGGAAGCAATCCGGGAGCTTCTTCGCAAAAAGCACTGGGACTTTGCCTGTACAGATCCGAAAGAAAAGCAGAAAATATATGGATATTTGGTGCGGAAAGGATTTCGTTACGAAGATATCCGTCAAGTAATACAAGTTTGCGATTGGAATGCTTGA